The following nucleotide sequence is from Vibrio sp. SCSIO 43136.
CTTTGCTGCCGTTTGAGCTTCAACAGGAGAACTCACTCGACGCTTATTGGTTTTACCAAACAGCTTTGCATTTAAGTCAGATGTTTTGATTGCCATTTAATTAGGACTCCTGATTCATTGATGCCCAGTGACTGTGAAGTACGCGTTCAAGCTCAAGTGCACTTTTCTGCACGGCATCTTGTGCTGTCAGTAGCGTCTTCTTACCACCTTCAAAATCCGCCACCGTCAAATCAAATACCGTGCTGTAGGTATCGGCGCAGGTTTCAAAAGCTCGGCTTCTTGGGATAGTGGCCATCATCACTTGGTCATTCAACAGGTAGTTCATCTCAGTCAATACCGCTACCTGCTTTTTGTTGTCATCTTCAAACATAGTAGGCATCAGACGGACAAACTCCAAGCCTTTCCAGTCATCCGGAAACATTTCATACACGGTAGGAAGGTGTTGGAAGAAGTTCACTGTTGATGCCCAATCAAGACGTTTCGCCGCACACGGGATCAGCAGCGCATTGGATGCATACATCGCATTCCATACTAGCGGATCGACGTGTGGACCGGTATCTATCATGATAATGTCGAAGTCATCAGCAATCTTGTCAATTAACTGCTCTTTAAGCAGACGCACGATATCTAACGACTGATTCTGTGACAGGTACTGCCACGCTTCAGCATTAAACATCGCATCTTCTGGGAATGCAGAAATCGTCTTTAGGTTTGGATACTGAGTTGGTAGCAGCACATTTTTGTGCAAAAACTCACGATCAATTTCCACCCCTTCCGGCACATTCTCTAACATGATGTCTACTGCTGAGTAGATATCATCACGGTCAGCGGTGCTGATTTGAGGGTTCAAAAACAGGCGCAATGAGCCTTGTGGGTCCAAATCGATAAGGCAAATACGGTAACGCTTATCTAAATTCAGAGCCAGGCTTGCGGCTAAGTGCACCGCACTCATGGATTTGCCCGTACCACCCTTTTGGTTCTGTACGTTAATGATCCATGGTTTGTTGTTCTCACTTTGCTTGCGTTGGTGAAACTTAGGTACACCCGCAGCATCCATCAGCATGTGCGCTTCAGAAAGTGAAATCGAATAATGATTCGCATTGTTCTTAGTGAACTGATGGCCCGCTTGTTCCATCTTATTGATTGCATCGTCCAATTTACGGCGAGTCAAACCACTGCGGGTTTCCATTAATGCTTTGGACATTGGAGGGAAGTGGTCGTCACTGCGTTCCTCCAATACAATCTCAATTCGGTCTGCTTGAACTTGTCGAGTCTGTTCAGCAAGGCGAACTAGATTATCTATCGTAATGTCTCTTTTCATCTTCTTATATCCAATAAGTGTTTGAATAGTTGCCTGATAACAATTGTACAGCACTATCCATCAATCACAACAAAAAGGTGAACAATCATTTTTGAATCCTATCACAGAAAAAGTTCTAACATTTCTCTAATCGCTGAAAAAACACTCAATGAATGTCATATTTCTAGCGCTCAACAGCTGTAAATCAACTTCAGATTTAAAGTGTGACAGCGTCACTCATTTACAGTGTAAAATGATCATTTTTTGATCCTGCAATTGCACCTAATTAATCAAAAGACGACATATTGAGTTTACAGGTAGAAACCGTTGGACAAATACTGAACAAAAAACCAATATCGATGGATTATGAAGCTAGAAAACAACTGATAGTGGTTAGAAGTTATTGTTTTATAACGGAACGATAGAAACCCTCAGATACTTTACGGCGTATGTAATTTTGATATTGATCACAGTCAGCAGCATTGAATAACGGTGTAAACAGAACGATGATCAAGGAGGTTACTCTTGATCATCGTTACGGTACGTTTTCATGGGTTAGGAACAATGATCAAGGTGAAAAATCACCTAAATCGAATAATATACTTGGACAGATAAGCGATCTTTCTTTGGATCAATGATCAAGATGATTGATTGTTTCGGAAGCATGTAAATTGTCGGCCAAATTACGGTGCATGTCAGATAGATTAAGGCTTTGACCGCAATTACTGATATAGGAAGCTAATATCCATCTGCAAAGGCACGACATTCTACCTAGCTTGATCATGCATCCGAGCAGTAGAAGCCAGTACAATGAACAACTAAAATCGCATTTCAACGCGTCGTTGGATACGCAATAGCATAGTTTACACAGGAAAATGGCGCATACTTGATCATGCTTTCGTAGAAAACATGCGGATTGAGCCCTGAAGCCACCAGGGTTTGTGGATAAGGTGTGTTTGCTATTTGATCATGCTTTTGGAGAGATGTTGATCATCGATTCGATCTGATGATGATCATCGTTTCTAGATTTTTTGATCATGCTTTCATGAATACAATGATCATGGTTTCGGAAACTGCATGATCATGCTTTCCAAACGTGTATTTTTTAGTTCTTCAAATACAATAAGTTACGAACTTATCCACGCCCAGATCATAAGATCACTTAATCAATATAGATCAATTTAATCAAAAAGATCAGGTTTAAAAAAACCAATACTTTTTCTTTATTTATTGATCTTTTTTCTTTAATCTTCGGGAACCATAACGAAATTACGGCTAGCGTACTACGGACCAGTCCTGACAGAGCATGATCATGAGCAGTGAAGAAAAGATCTTAATAAAATCCCCAAGAAGTCAAAAAGATGGACATTTGTTCTTGGTTAACGAACAAATCGTGGATTGGATCGAACAGTATCAACACTTCAAAGGGGTAACCCGAAGTATCCTAGAGCTGCTCAACTTAATTTCTCTTCGTGGCTTAACCAGTAAAGACGGATACGTATCAACCACAGAGATCGTCGAAGCGACAGATCGTCAACTGACTCGAGCAGCAATACAGCAACGGCTGCGAGCGGCGGTAAGTATCGGCTTATTCAAACAACATCGCGTGAAGTTTGAAGAGGGTCTTGCGGGTAAAACCATGCTTCACGAGTTTATCAATCCAAGTTTGTTGATCACGGCATTGGGCGCAACCAGTTTAAAAACGGACTCGAGCCGTCAAAATGAAAAACAGAAGCGTTCCAAAGCCTTAGCACAAACCCAAGTCAACCGTCGACTGCTAAACGAACATGGTCTTAATACGCCACCGACCATGCGAGATGAGTCAGAGCAGTTTGTGGTGTCACCGACTAACTGGGCAGGCATTATCGATCAGGCACTTGCGCCACCGAGAACTCGAAAAAGTTATCAAAAATCTATGGTGTCGATCTCTGGCAGCCGAGCAGTGATCGAGACAAGATCGTCTAAAAACATTATGACGGTTGATGATCTGATGACCCTGTTTGCACTCTTCACTTTGACGGTTCAATACCATGAACATCACCAAGAAGAGTATCAACTTAACGGCAAACAGATCCCTAACAAGACTCCGCTCTACATCACCGATATTTTGGCGCTGCGTGGCAAGAAGGACAGTGGTCCAGCGCGAGATTCGATCCGCGAAAGTATCGATAGGATCGAGTTTACCGATTTTCAGCTTCACGAACTGACTGGCCGTTGGATGAGCGAAAACATGCCAGAAGGCTTTAAGAGCGATCGTTTTCGTTTCCTAGCCCGAACCATTACTGCATCCGAAGAAGCGCCTACAGAGACCGCAGGGGGCGAAATACGCATAAAACCGAACCTATACATCCTAGTTTGGGAACCTTCGTTTTATGATGAGCTGTTAACCCGCGATTATTTCTTCCTGTTCCCACCAGAGATCTTGCGCCAGCACACTCTGGTGTTCCAGCTCTATTCTTTCTTCAGAAGCCGCATGTCTCGTCGCTTTACCGACAGTATGTTGCTTAGCGAACTCAACCAGAAACTGGCGCGAAATATCGAATGGCGTCGTTTTTCGATGGATCTTGTGCGAGAGCTGCGTCGCTTGTCTGAAGGGCAGGGGGATGAAAGCTGTTTCTTGGTCAACCTTTGGGGCTACCATTTAACGTTGACCGCCATTATCGACAAAGGCAAAGTCAGCGATTATCAAGTTGATATCAAGTGTGATGTTGAAGAAGTACTGCGCTATTCTCGCGCTCGTACAACCAATGCGGGCAAGCGCAACATGGCACCAACCCTGCCTAACCCGTTGCGTAACGAAATGGTCTCGACGCAGAAGCTAGAAGAGCTAGCCGAGATCATCGACGGAGAGTTTGAGCCAATCCAACGCCGACCTAGTCAGGGCAAAGGTAGACTTGGACGACGAGTCAAGCAGCGTAAACACTTGGTTGAGATCAACGCCGATGAGCTAACGATCATCTTGTCGAAATACACCTCTGAGCAGGCGCTAGAGCGCAGCGTAACGGCGTTGTCGGCAATGACAGGCCATGCCCACAACGTAATCATGGAAGAGTGTCAGGAGCTCATAGAGAAGCTAGACTGGCTTCGTGTGGGGGAATCTGTAATGAGCTACGATACCTTGAGCAAAACTATCGAACTCTATAATGCTCGCAGCGAGTCTAAACACCTCTCTATCGAGCGCCTGATTGGCGGATTAGCGGTGCGTCGCAAGGTATGTAAGCAAGTATTTGAAGGTCACTTGGATGAAAGTGTCATGAGAGTGCTTGATGAAGTGGCCACCGGCGCTTGACGTGAACTTGTCACGAGTTGACCTTGGCATGACAAAAGCGAATATTGGCCTTGCTAAAGTGGTGACTGAAGTACGAGGTTTCCTAAGTATTTCAATCAATTAATAGATGGCTCATATTGTTTATGTTTGAACAATAATTGTTTTAGGCGGGTTTATGACTCGCCTATTTTTTTGTCTATGATTTTGATTT
It contains:
- a CDS encoding ParA family protein, coding for MKRDITIDNLVRLAEQTRQVQADRIEIVLEERSDDHFPPMSKALMETRSGLTRRKLDDAINKMEQAGHQFTKNNANHYSISLSEAHMLMDAAGVPKFHQRKQSENNKPWIINVQNQKGGTGKSMSAVHLAASLALNLDKRYRICLIDLDPQGSLRLFLNPQISTADRDDIYSAVDIMLENVPEGVEIDREFLHKNVLLPTQYPNLKTISAFPEDAMFNAEAWQYLSQNQSLDIVRLLKEQLIDKIADDFDIIMIDTGPHVDPLVWNAMYASNALLIPCAAKRLDWASTVNFFQHLPTVYEMFPDDWKGLEFVRLMPTMFEDDNKKQVAVLTEMNYLLNDQVMMATIPRSRAFETCADTYSTVFDLTVADFEGGKKTLLTAQDAVQKSALELERVLHSHWASMNQES
- a CDS encoding replication initiator protein RctB domain-containing protein — its product is MSSEEKILIKSPRSQKDGHLFLVNEQIVDWIEQYQHFKGVTRSILELLNLISLRGLTSKDGYVSTTEIVEATDRQLTRAAIQQRLRAAVSIGLFKQHRVKFEEGLAGKTMLHEFINPSLLITALGATSLKTDSSRQNEKQKRSKALAQTQVNRRLLNEHGLNTPPTMRDESEQFVVSPTNWAGIIDQALAPPRTRKSYQKSMVSISGSRAVIETRSSKNIMTVDDLMTLFALFTLTVQYHEHHQEEYQLNGKQIPNKTPLYITDILALRGKKDSGPARDSIRESIDRIEFTDFQLHELTGRWMSENMPEGFKSDRFRFLARTITASEEAPTETAGGEIRIKPNLYILVWEPSFYDELLTRDYFFLFPPEILRQHTLVFQLYSFFRSRMSRRFTDSMLLSELNQKLARNIEWRRFSMDLVRELRRLSEGQGDESCFLVNLWGYHLTLTAIIDKGKVSDYQVDIKCDVEEVLRYSRARTTNAGKRNMAPTLPNPLRNEMVSTQKLEELAEIIDGEFEPIQRRPSQGKGRLGRRVKQRKHLVEINADELTIILSKYTSEQALERSVTALSAMTGHAHNVIMEECQELIEKLDWLRVGESVMSYDTLSKTIELYNARSESKHLSIERLIGGLAVRRKVCKQVFEGHLDESVMRVLDEVATGA